One genomic segment of Flagellimonas marinaquae includes these proteins:
- the gcvH gene encoding glycine cleavage system protein GcvH produces MNIPSELKYTKDHEWVKIDGDIATVGITDFAQSELGDIVYVEVETLDETLDKEEVFGTVEAVKTVSDLFLPLSGEIVEFNEALEDEPEKVNTDPYGDGWMIKIKMSDASEVEGLMSADDYKSLIGA; encoded by the coding sequence ATGAACATACCGTCAGAATTAAAGTACACAAAGGATCATGAGTGGGTCAAGATAGATGGAGATATCGCCACCGTGGGTATTACGGATTTCGCACAGAGCGAATTGGGGGATATTGTTTACGTTGAAGTGGAAACTTTGGACGAAACTTTGGATAAAGAGGAAGTTTTTGGAACCGTTGAGGCGGTAAAGACCGTTAGCGACCTTTTTTTGCCGCTCAGCGGAGAGATTGTTGAGTTTAATGAAGCCTTGGAGGACGAGCCGGAAAAGGTGAACACAGATCCTTATGGTGATGGTTGGATGATAAAAATAAAAATGAGCGATGCCTCCGAAGTGGAAGGTCTCATGAGCGCGGATGATTACAAGTCCCTTATAGGTGCTTAA
- a CDS encoding energy transducer TonB — protein sequence MEPKKNPKADVARNSTLYFVIGLAAVLALVYGAMEWKKYDKANNYDISMNVEDQLDEEVPMTEQIKTPPPPPPPAAPEVIEVVEDEEEVEETVIESTETSQEEEVVEIEEVEVEEVEEDISVPFAVIEDVPVFPGCEGASDKKACFQEMMQKHIRKNFRYPEIAQEMGVQGRVSVIFVIQKDGSIGNIRMRGPDKNLEAEALRIIQKLPKMTPGKQRGRPVKVPFSIPITFKLQ from the coding sequence ATGGAACCAAAAAAGAACCCGAAAGCGGACGTGGCAAGAAACAGCACACTATACTTTGTTATAGGATTGGCAGCTGTTTTGGCTTTAGTCTACGGAGCCATGGAGTGGAAAAAATATGACAAGGCCAACAATTACGACATTTCTATGAATGTTGAAGATCAGTTGGACGAAGAAGTACCGATGACCGAGCAGATTAAAACTCCACCACCGCCACCGCCACCAGCTGCCCCCGAGGTAATCGAGGTTGTAGAGGATGAAGAAGAAGTGGAAGAGACCGTAATCGAATCTACCGAAACCAGTCAAGAAGAAGAGGTAGTGGAAATCGAAGAGGTTGAAGTAGAGGAAGTAGAAGAAGATATATCGGTTCCCTTTGCGGTGATCGAGGATGTACCTGTATTCCCAGGTTGTGAAGGAGCAAGCGATAAAAAAGCATGTTTTCAAGAAATGATGCAGAAGCATATTCGTAAAAACTTCCGTTACCCTGAAATTGCCCAAGAAATGGGTGTTCAAGGTAGGGTAAGTGTAATTTTCGTTATCCAAAAAGATGGAAGCATCGGAAATATTAGAATGCGTGGGCCAGATAAGAATTTGGAGGCAGAAGCATTGCGAATCATTCAAAAACTACCTAAAATGACTCCTGGAAAGCAGAGAGGAAGACCCGTAAAGGTTCCTTTTAGTATTCCAATTACGTTTAAGCTTCAGTAA
- a CDS encoding cytochrome c oxidase subunit 3 yields MDLTQGTAKEKNRRAKKMMLWFGIVSLIMGFAGWTSAYIVSSKREDWVSDLDLPSAFFISTAIIVLSSVTYVLAKKAVAKNNQKNGTIFLVLTLALGITFISLQFYGFSQMLESGYYFTGPTSNIKMSYVFLLAAVHIAHVVAGLITLLVVLVQQLRKKYAPDNMLGMELGASFWHFLDFIWVYLILFMYFVK; encoded by the coding sequence ATGGATTTAACCCAAGGAACAGCAAAGGAAAAGAACAGGAGAGCAAAGAAGATGATGCTCTGGTTTGGTATAGTGAGTTTGATCATGGGATTTGCCGGTTGGACCAGTGCCTACATCGTGAGCAGCAAACGAGAAGATTGGGTGAGCGACCTGGATTTGCCCAGCGCCTTTTTTATAAGTACGGCTATTATTGTCTTGAGCAGTGTTACCTATGTCTTGGCAAAAAAGGCTGTAGCCAAGAACAACCAAAAAAATGGAACCATTTTCTTGGTGTTGACTTTGGCCCTTGGAATAACTTTTATATCCCTTCAGTTTTATGGATTTTCCCAAATGCTGGAGAGTGGCTATTATTTTACAGGGCCCACTAGCAATATAAAAATGTCCTATGTATTTTTGTTGGCCGCTGTGCACATTGCACATGTTGTGGCCGGACTGATAACCCTTTTAGTGGTATTGGTTCAGCAGTTAAGAAAAAAATATGCCCCGGACAATATGTTGGGAATGGAATTGGGCGCCTCATTTTGGCATTTTTTGGATTTTATCTGGGTATATCTAATTCTATTTATGTATTTCGTAAAATAA
- the cyoE gene encoding heme o synthase: protein MKSAVGSVKNNSLSLLFTDFKEITKAKLAVSVVFSSIAGYFLGAYQINLVSVLLLMFGGYCMVGASNAYNQIIEKDLDALMKRTRNRPIPSGRMSVKTALIIAIVLTVLGVLSLFALSPKTAMFGAISIFLYTSVYTPLKTKSPLSVFVGAFPGAIPFMLGWVAATDEFGIEPGTLFMIQFFWQFPHFWALGWMLDEDYKQAGFKMLPTGHKDKGTALQIILYTIWMIVISIIPVFGFTGRLQLSIPAAAIVLLSGLVMLFFAFKLYENRDNPSARRLMLASVTYISLIQIVYVIDKFIS, encoded by the coding sequence ATGAAATCTGCCGTAGGTTCCGTAAAAAATAATTCCCTTTCCTTACTATTTACAGATTTTAAGGAGATTACCAAGGCCAAATTGGCTGTCAGTGTGGTTTTCTCCTCCATTGCTGGATACTTTTTGGGAGCCTATCAAATCAATTTAGTCTCCGTTTTGCTGCTCATGTTTGGCGGTTATTGCATGGTAGGTGCGTCTAATGCATACAATCAAATCATAGAAAAGGATTTGGATGCTTTGATGAAACGGACCAGGAACAGACCCATCCCGTCCGGGCGAATGTCGGTAAAAACAGCATTGATCATTGCCATTGTATTAACGGTTTTGGGTGTATTGTCCCTGTTTGCACTAAGTCCAAAAACAGCTATGTTCGGGGCAATTTCCATTTTTTTGTACACCAGTGTCTACACGCCGTTGAAAACCAAGTCACCACTATCGGTCTTTGTTGGCGCCTTTCCCGGAGCCATTCCCTTTATGTTGGGTTGGGTCGCGGCAACGGACGAATTTGGTATTGAACCCGGGACTTTGTTCATGATCCAGTTTTTTTGGCAATTTCCCCACTTTTGGGCATTGGGCTGGATGTTGGACGAGGATTACAAACAAGCAGGATTTAAAATGTTGCCCACCGGCCATAAAGATAAAGGTACTGCATTGCAGATAATACTGTACACCATTTGGATGATAGTGATATCGATCATACCTGTATTCGGTTTTACAGGAAGGTTGCAACTTTCAATTCCGGCAGCAGCCATTGTACTGTTGTCAGGGTTGGTCATGCTATTTTTTGCATTCAAACTCTACGAAAATAGGGATAACCCCTCAGCACGTAGATTGATGTTGGCCAGTGTAACCTATATTTCATTGATTCAAATTGTATACGTAATAGATAAGTTTATTAGCTAA
- a CDS encoding VanZ family protein codes for MLSLFSFSNMELDAGRLNVPYADKITHFIFYMVFGFVGCLSLRERTKGSLGINRTVNIVLVTAIAYGILMEALQHAVTTDRMAEFGDVLANTLGAFAGIGLIRWVFSKKNPLKWKF; via the coding sequence ATGCTCAGCTTATTTTCTTTCTCGAATATGGAGTTGGATGCCGGGCGCCTAAATGTTCCATATGCCGATAAAATCACCCATTTTATATTTTATATGGTCTTTGGTTTTGTGGGTTGTTTAAGTTTGCGGGAAAGAACCAAAGGAAGCCTTGGTATAAACAGGACCGTCAATATTGTTCTTGTAACTGCCATAGCTTATGGAATTTTAATGGAAGCCTTGCAACATGCCGTTACTACCGATCGTATGGCCGAATTTGGCGACGTTTTGGCAAATACACTGGGCGCATTTGCAGGGATAGGACTAATTCGGTGGGTTTTTTCTAAGAAAAACCCGTTAAAATGGAAATTTTAA
- a CDS encoding cytochrome c oxidase subunit 3, protein MDATVSTGTEDSVWGGGNKPLGASYGKMMMWFFIMSDALTFSGFLVAYGFSRFKFIELWPIADEVFTHVPFFHGNYPMYYVAFMTFILIMSSVTMVLAVDAGHKMKQKSVILYMFLTIIGGAIFVGSQAWEWATFIKGDFGALETNSGRILQFVDAETGERAALADFAKTLPEERVKHEPSEGIWFQGEGYKTSYSLNEVVEGFKATPNILIRTEQLTEEGEKTLLDRKQSLAKILEANQVVEGANLVHNEYGHRLFADFFFFITGFHGFHVFSGVVINIIIFFNVILGTYQRRGHYEMVEKVGLYWHFVDLVWVFVFTFFYLV, encoded by the coding sequence ATGGATGCAACGGTAAGTACCGGTACAGAAGACAGCGTTTGGGGAGGTGGCAACAAACCACTCGGCGCTAGCTATGGAAAAATGATGATGTGGTTCTTTATCATGTCGGATGCCTTGACCTTTTCCGGGTTTTTGGTAGCCTACGGATTTTCAAGGTTTAAGTTCATAGAGTTATGGCCTATTGCAGATGAGGTGTTTACCCACGTGCCATTTTTTCATGGAAATTACCCCATGTATTATGTGGCCTTTATGACTTTTATTTTGATCATGTCTTCCGTGACCATGGTTTTGGCCGTGGACGCAGGTCATAAAATGAAACAAAAAAGCGTGATCCTTTACATGTTCCTTACCATTATAGGTGGTGCAATATTTGTTGGGTCACAAGCTTGGGAATGGGCAACCTTTATAAAAGGGGATTTTGGTGCTTTGGAAACCAATTCGGGCAGGATCCTTCAGTTTGTTGATGCCGAGACGGGGGAAAGGGCCGCTTTGGCAGATTTTGCCAAGACCTTGCCGGAAGAAAGAGTAAAACACGAACCAAGTGAAGGTATCTGGTTCCAAGGTGAAGGCTATAAGACTTCTTACTCCTTGAACGAGGTAGTGGAAGGATTTAAGGCCACACCGAATATCCTGATCAGAACCGAACAATTGACCGAGGAAGGCGAAAAAACACTTTTGGATAGAAAGCAATCCCTTGCCAAAATACTGGAGGCCAACCAAGTGGTGGAAGGGGCCAATCTTGTACATAACGAATATGGTCACAGGTTGTTTGCCGATTTCTTTTTCTTTATTACAGGATTTCACGGATTCCACGTATTCTCTGGGGTCGTGATCAACATAATCATTTTCTTTAATGTAATCTTGGGCACCTATCAGCGAAGAGGGCATTACGAAATGGTAGAAAAAGTTGGTCTTTACTGGCACTTTGTGGATTTGGTATGGGTATTCGTATTTACTTTCTTTTATTTGGTATAA
- the sprA gene encoding cell surface protein SprA, translating to MKKGAKPILKQARFRYIFFVVCFLSISVTMAQDTNEQVQDSVKTGVALGRLIMENPDSIVAKYSYDPKTNTYVYTESIGDFNVNYPLILTPEQYYELIEKEQMKSYFKQKADAYAGKKEGSEEARKNLLPNFYVNSNFFESVFGGNTIEVIPQGSVAMDLGILWQKNDNPALSPRNRTNLSFDFDQRISLSLLGKVGERLQVTANYDTEATFDFQNLVKLDYTPTEDDILRKIEIGNVNMPLNSSLITGAQSLFGVKTQLQFGKTTVTAVFSEQRSQSNTVVAQGGGTVNEFALTALDYDEDRHFFLAHYFRDNYDRALEFYPFVQSRVQITRLEVWVTNRNQQTQNVRNVVAIQDLGEAISDNTRIGVNNGDPAGFFNPSAVASGLPQNAANAYDPNQIGSGALTQSIRDIATVESGFNIPGYTVNQGFDYAILENARKLEPGRDYEFDSQLGYISLSQSLSNDEVLGVAFQYTFDGQVFQVGEFANGGVDATTIPPNSNLIENNSLVLKLLKSNITNVQDPIWDLMMKNIYSTGAYQLNQEDFKLNILYSDPTPRNYITPVDPNAGWPTGLQDQILLNVFNLDRLNIYNDVQPGGDGFFDYVEGITVDSQSGRIIFTKVEPFGEYLFELLGGGVYDVDNDQGYNPNQQRYVFRNMYAKTKAASLQDAEKNRFQIKGRYTSQSGNGIPIGAFNVPQGSVTVTAGGRQLQEGIDYTVNYQAGTVQLLDPSLEASNTPINISVENNAVFGQQTRRFAGVNVEHKFNDKFVLGGTLLNLNERPLTQKSNYGIEPVNNTIFGLNGNFSTEMPFLTRLANKLPNIDTDVPSNLSLRGEVAFLRPNSPKNADFQGETTTYLDDFEGAQALIDIRSSLGWTLASPPVEFLNDRTGIDVGYERAKMAWYTIDPIFYTNQRPSGMSDNDISLNSTRRVFIDEVFTETDIAQGQTQVQSTLDIVYYPNQKGPYNANPSFESETPEAKWAGIMRPLSSTNFEQSNVEFVQFWVLDPYIDGETAGNNAGELVLNLGNISEDILKDGRKQYENGLPASTNNEVPRETIWGQVPSTQSLVYAFDADEANRTAQDLGLDGYGDAEEAAIYNGPAEDPALDNYQYYLNRDGGILERYLDFNNTQGNSPVAVTDTNRGSTTLPDVEDIDRDLTMNTVNSYYEYRIQIKPNTTIDDQYVTDIREGQTPTLPNGTQLNRRWIQYKIPLSDFTDAVGGISDFRSISFMRMYLTGFSDDVVLRFATLDLVRGDWRTYTNSLQPNVDNDPTDDATVTDVNTVNIEENYGRQPIPYVLPPGVVREQLNNNNTIIRQNEQSLSFVVENLESEDSRGVFKNVNIDVRQYERLKMFMHAEKIFNTDYSDNDTPLVGFLRIGTDFSQNFYQLELPLQFTPFGSTSSEEIWPDVNELDVALSDLSKVKSKGISDQTLDEINYYEIVDGEAMPVDEFAPRTLGRVRIGIRGNPSLGSIRGMMVGIKNIDDIPARGEVWFNELRLAGLENNGGWAATAALDANMADFANVTATGSKSTSGFGSIDQTPTERALEDAISYDVVTNVNVGQLFPKKWNLQLPFNYGISETLITPEFDPVYDDLRLDDRIAAASTAEEAETIKQQAEDYTKRTSINLIGVRKNRGEEAEENFFDIENFTFNYSYNETNHRDFEVAELRDQNVSTGFVYNHNFKPALVAPFAKKDSMLTGKYWQWLKDLNFNALPTSISVNANYNRSFNQQRYRDVLEPGVEALELPLLQQRNYLFNWQYALNYSLSKSLRVNLTASNNNIVRNYFNVDDNPDSGINEALDLWDGFFDVGEPNRHAQQMQLNYELPFSKIPFLNFINAQYTYTSNFDWQRGGDALREVANEDINVVQNASTHTLTANMGMQRFYDFLGLKKRDGKVTANQAPVRRDKAGNPVNEANGNGPRKTSKGFNTLVDVLTMVKRVNVNYSENRGTVLPGYTQSIGFIGTARPTLGFVFGSQADVRFEAARKGWLTDYPEYSTQFMQNMNKQLNITATAQPTQDLTIDLSADRSFTSSTQESYSPEEWSNGLDGLINEMGNFSISTVMIGTIFNKSDEFDSETFEQFKQNRITIANRLVSDRGGDPGELDEEGFPERYGKTQQEVLLPAFFAAYTGQDVERVNLDAFRDIPIPNWNIKYTGLMKNRWFKKKFKRFSLTHGYRAAYSVNSFQTNLERQNTTIDPENGDFLPKTLINNVVLTDEFSPLMRVDFEMQSSFSVLAEVRTSRTLSLSFDNNLLTEINGSEYTLGLGYRFKDVKFVTNIGGEKTRLKGDLNLKADLSLRDNITIIRNLDIDNNQITSGQKLMSLKFTADYALSKSLNALFFYDHSFSEFAVSTAFPQTTINAGFTLRYNFGN from the coding sequence TTGAAAAAAGGGGCAAAACCAATACTTAAACAGGCACGTTTTAGGTACATTTTCTTTGTTGTATGTTTTCTGTCCATTTCCGTAACAATGGCACAGGACACCAATGAGCAGGTCCAAGACTCGGTAAAGACCGGAGTTGCTCTAGGTCGCCTTATTATGGAAAACCCGGACAGTATTGTTGCCAAGTACAGCTACGATCCCAAAACAAATACATACGTTTACACCGAGAGCATAGGTGATTTTAATGTCAATTACCCGTTGATCTTGACTCCGGAACAGTATTATGAGCTCATCGAAAAGGAACAGATGAAATCCTACTTTAAGCAGAAAGCGGATGCCTATGCGGGAAAAAAGGAAGGAAGTGAGGAGGCCCGAAAAAACCTATTGCCCAATTTTTATGTCAACAGCAACTTTTTTGAGTCCGTCTTTGGAGGTAATACAATAGAGGTGATTCCGCAAGGTTCGGTGGCCATGGATCTTGGTATTTTATGGCAAAAAAACGATAACCCGGCACTATCGCCCAGAAATAGAACCAATCTTTCTTTTGATTTTGACCAACGCATCAGTCTAAGTTTGCTGGGAAAAGTAGGGGAACGTCTTCAAGTGACCGCAAATTATGATACCGAGGCTACTTTCGATTTTCAGAACTTGGTAAAACTGGATTATACCCCGACCGAGGACGATATCCTTCGTAAAATAGAAATAGGTAATGTAAATATGCCCCTCAATAGTTCTTTGATTACTGGGGCGCAGAGCTTATTCGGTGTAAAAACCCAATTGCAGTTCGGAAAAACAACCGTAACAGCAGTGTTCTCGGAACAACGTTCACAAAGCAATACTGTAGTTGCGCAAGGCGGAGGAACTGTGAATGAGTTCGCCTTGACCGCCTTGGATTACGATGAGGACCGTCACTTTTTCCTTGCTCACTATTTTAGGGATAATTACGACAGAGCCTTGGAATTTTACCCTTTTGTTCAAAGTAGGGTGCAAATTACACGTTTGGAGGTGTGGGTGACCAACAGGAATCAGCAGACACAGAACGTCAGGAACGTGGTGGCCATCCAGGATTTGGGAGAGGCTATTTCCGATAATACCCGTATTGGTGTAAACAATGGCGACCCTGCCGGCTTTTTCAACCCTTCTGCGGTAGCATCGGGCTTGCCCCAGAATGCCGCCAACGCATACGATCCCAATCAGATTGGCAGTGGGGCCCTTACACAATCCATTAGGGATATCGCAACTGTAGAATCGGGGTTCAATATACCCGGCTACACCGTAAACCAAGGGTTCGATTACGCCATTTTGGAAAATGCACGTAAGTTGGAACCTGGTCGTGACTACGAGTTTGATTCCCAGCTAGGATATATTTCCTTGAGCCAGAGCTTGAGCAACGATGAAGTTTTGGGTGTGGCTTTCCAATATACCTTTGACGGACAAGTATTTCAAGTGGGAGAGTTTGCCAACGGGGGTGTGGACGCGACAACAATACCGCCAAATTCCAATCTTATCGAGAACAATTCCTTGGTGTTGAAATTGCTTAAGAGCAATATCACCAATGTACAAGATCCTATTTGGGATTTGATGATGAAAAACATCTATTCCACAGGGGCCTATCAACTAAATCAAGAAGATTTTAAACTGAATATACTCTATTCCGATCCTACGCCGAGGAACTACATTACGCCCGTAGATCCCAATGCCGGATGGCCCACGGGTTTACAGGATCAAATATTGTTGAATGTTTTCAATCTGGATCGTCTAAATATTTACAATGATGTACAGCCGGGAGGCGATGGCTTCTTTGATTATGTTGAGGGCATTACAGTAGATTCACAATCGGGGCGAATTATTTTTACCAAGGTAGAGCCATTTGGAGAGTATCTCTTTGAGCTTTTGGGCGGTGGGGTCTATGATGTGGACAATGATCAAGGATACAACCCTAATCAGCAACGATATGTTTTCCGAAACATGTATGCAAAGACCAAAGCAGCTTCCTTGCAAGATGCCGAGAAAAATAGATTCCAAATAAAAGGACGATATACTTCGCAATCCGGAAATGGTATTCCGATCGGGGCGTTCAATGTGCCCCAGGGTTCCGTAACGGTAACGGCCGGTGGTCGTCAACTGCAGGAAGGCATCGATTACACGGTAAATTATCAAGCGGGTACGGTTCAATTGTTGGATCCAAGTTTGGAGGCATCCAACACACCGATCAATATTTCGGTGGAAAATAATGCCGTGTTCGGACAGCAAACTCGAAGATTTGCGGGGGTAAACGTAGAGCATAAATTCAACGATAAATTTGTTTTGGGCGGTACCTTGCTCAATCTGAATGAACGGCCGCTCACCCAAAAATCCAACTACGGAATAGAACCGGTGAACAATACAATTTTTGGTCTAAATGGAAACTTTAGTACGGAAATGCCGTTTCTGACCCGCTTGGCGAACAAGTTACCGAATATAGATACCGATGTACCCTCTAACCTATCATTGCGCGGTGAAGTCGCTTTTTTAAGGCCCAACTCACCAAAAAATGCGGATTTTCAAGGGGAAACAACGACTTATTTGGACGATTTTGAAGGGGCCCAGGCTTTGATCGATATTCGCTCGTCCCTAGGATGGACCTTGGCAAGTCCGCCAGTGGAATTTTTAAACGATAGAACCGGTATCGATGTGGGCTATGAACGCGCAAAGATGGCGTGGTACACCATCGACCCTATTTTTTATACCAACCAAAGACCTTCTGGAATGTCGGACAACGATATTTCCTTGAACTCGACCCGTAGGGTATTTATAGATGAAGTATTTACTGAGACCGATATAGCCCAAGGGCAGACCCAGGTGCAGAGCACATTGGATATTGTGTATTACCCTAACCAAAAAGGACCTTACAACGCCAATCCAAGTTTTGAGAGCGAAACACCCGAAGCCAAATGGGCAGGTATAATGCGACCATTGAGCAGTACCAATTTTGAGCAATCCAATGTGGAATTTGTACAGTTTTGGGTATTGGACCCTTATATTGACGGCGAAACCGCAGGTAACAATGCGGGCGAATTGGTTTTGAACTTGGGGAACATCTCCGAGGATATTTTAAAGGACGGTCGTAAACAATACGAAAATGGACTTCCTGCAAGCACGAACAATGAGGTGCCCAGGGAAACTATCTGGGGACAGGTACCATCGACTCAATCCTTGGTGTATGCTTTTGATGCCGACGAAGCCAACAGAACAGCCCAAGATTTAGGTTTGGATGGGTATGGTGATGCCGAGGAGGCCGCTATATACAATGGACCGGCAGAAGACCCTGCATTGGATAACTATCAATATTACTTGAACCGGGATGGTGGAATTTTAGAACGTTATTTGGATTTTAACAATACTCAGGGGAACTCCCCGGTGGCAGTAACCGATACCAATAGAGGTTCCACAACATTGCCCGACGTAGAAGATATTGACAGGGATTTGACCATGAACACGGTGAACAGTTATTATGAATACCGGATTCAGATTAAACCTAACACCACAATAGATGATCAATATGTAACCGATATTCGCGAAGGACAGACCCCGACATTGCCCAATGGTACGCAGTTGAATCGTAGATGGATTCAATATAAAATTCCGTTGAGCGATTTTACCGATGCTGTTGGGGGAATCTCCGATTTTAGATCCATCAGTTTTATGCGAATGTACCTTACTGGCTTTTCCGATGATGTAGTATTGCGATTTGCTACACTGGATTTGGTTCGTGGTGACTGGAGGACCTATACAAATTCGTTACAGCCCAATGTGGACAATGATCCTACCGACGACGCAACGGTTACCGATGTAAATACAGTAAATATTGAAGAGAATTATGGAAGGCAGCCCATACCATATGTACTGCCTCCAGGAGTAGTTCGGGAGCAATTGAACAATAATAACACCATTATCCGCCAAAATGAGCAATCACTATCATTTGTGGTGGAAAATTTGGAGTCCGAAGATTCCAGGGGAGTATTCAAAAATGTAAATATCGACGTGCGCCAGTACGAGCGTTTAAAAATGTTCATGCACGCCGAAAAAATATTCAATACCGATTATTCCGATAACGATACACCTTTAGTAGGTTTTTTGAGAATTGGAACGGATTTCTCACAAAACTTTTATCAACTGGAATTGCCTCTTCAATTTACACCCTTTGGTTCAACATCATCCGAAGAGATTTGGCCAGACGTCAATGAACTGGATGTTGCACTGAGCGATTTGAGCAAGGTGAAATCCAAAGGAATATCCGATCAAACTTTGGATGAAATCAACTATTATGAAATTGTGGATGGTGAAGCTATGCCGGTAGATGAGTTTGCACCAAGAACACTTGGTAGAGTCCGAATCGGGATTCGAGGAAACCCGTCCTTGGGAAGTATTCGTGGAATGATGGTAGGTATCAAAAATATCGATGATATTCCTGCAAGAGGCGAAGTTTGGTTCAATGAACTTCGTTTGGCAGGATTGGAAAACAATGGAGGCTGGGCCGCTACGGCAGCCTTGGATGCAAACATGGCTGATTTTGCGAATGTGACAGCAACCGGAAGCAAAAGTACTTCCGGGTTCGGATCTATAGATCAAACCCCTACAGAACGTGCCTTGGAAGATGCGATTTCCTACGATGTGGTCACCAATGTAAATGTAGGGCAATTGTTTCCAAAAAAATGGAACCTACAACTACCGTTCAATTATGGTATTTCCGAAACCTTGATCACCCCCGAATTTGATCCAGTCTACGATGACCTTAGATTGGATGATAGGATTGCTGCGGCATCTACTGCAGAAGAGGCCGAAACCATAAAACAACAAGCAGAGGATTACACCAAACGGACCAGTATTAATTTAATAGGTGTCCGTAAAAATAGAGGGGAGGAAGCGGAAGAGAATTTCTTCGATATAGAAAACTTCACCTTTAACTATTCCTATAACGAAACAAACCATAGGGATTTTGAGGTAGCCGAACTAAGAGATCAAAATGTATCGACAGGATTTGTGTACAATCATAATTTTAAACCGGCACTTGTAGCGCCTTTTGCCAAGAAAGACTCTATGCTTACCGGCAAATATTGGCAATGGCTCAAGGATTTGAACTTTAATGCGTTGCCGACCAGCATATCGGTAAATGCCAATTACAACCGATCCTTTAATCAACAAAGGTATCGCGATGTATTGGAGCCAGGGGTGGAGGCTTTGGAATTGCCATTGTTGCAGCAGCGGAATTACCTGTTCAATTGGCAGTATGCCCTTAATTATAGTCTGTCCAAATCTTTACGGGTAAATTTAACTGCATCCAACAACAACATAGTTCGGAACTATTTTAATGTGGACGACAACCCCGATTCTGGAATCAACGAAGCATTAGATCTTTGGGATGGCTTTTTTGATGTTGGAGAGCCCAATCGTCATGCGCAACAAATGCAATTGAACTACGAGCTGCCATTTAGTAAGATCCCGTTCCTCAATTTTATAAATGCACAATACACCTACACCAGTAATTTTGATTGGCAACGTGGTGGGGATGCACTACGAGAGGTGGCCAATGAGGATATCAACGTGGTGCAAAATGCCAGTACGCATACATTGACCGCCAACATGGGCATGCAACGTTTCTATGACTTTTTGGGGCTTAAAAAACGAGACGGCAAAGTAACGGCAAACCAGGCCCCGGTGCGCAGGGACAAGGCCGGTAATCCTGTAAATGAAGCTAATGGTAATGGCCCGCGAAAAACAAGTAAAGGGTTCAATACATTGGTGGATGTGCTTACCATGGTAAAAAGAGTGAACGTAAATTATAGCGAAAACAGGGGAACAGTATTACCAGGTTACACACAATCCATAGGGTTCATCGGAACGGCCCGTCCAACATTGGGCTTTGTTTTTGGTAGCCAGGCAGATGTGCGTTTTGAAGCGGCCAGAAAAGGATGGTTAACAGACTATCCGGAGTACAGTACACAGTTTATGCAGAACATGAACAAACAGCTCAATATAACTGCCACGGCCCAGCCTACCCAAGATCTTACCATAGATTTGAGTGCCGACAGGAGTTTTACGAGCTCTACACAAGAAAGCTATAGTCCAGAAGAGTGGAGCAATGGCTTGGACGGTCTTATCAACGAAATGGGGAACTTTAGTATTTCCACGGTAATGATCGGTACCATTTTTAATAAAAGCGATGAGTTCGATTCTGAAACTTTTGAGCAGTTTAAACAAAATAGGATTACTATCGCCAACCGATTGGTGTCCGATAGAGGTGGTGATCCAGGTGAATTGGATGAAGAAGGGTTTCCGGAGCGGTATGGTAAAACTCAACAAGAGGTGCTGCTTCCCGCATTCTTTGCGGCTTACACCGGACAGGATGTGGAGCGTGTAAACCTGGATGCTTTTAGGGATATTCCGATTCCCAACTGGAACATAAAGTATACCGGCCTCATGAAGAATCGTTGGTTTAAAAAGAAATTTAAACGCTTCTCATTAACTCACGGGTATCGAGCAGCGTACAGTGTTAACTCTTTTCAAACGAATTTGGAGCGCCAGAATACCACGATAGATCCGGAAAACGGGGATTTCTTGCCAAAGACCCTGATCAATAATGTAGTGCTTACCGACGAATTTAGCCCGTTGATGCGTGTGGACTTTGAGATGCAGAGCTCCTTTAGTGTATTGGCAGAAGTAAGGACCAGTAGAACATTGTCCTTGAGTTTTGACAACAACTTGTTAACGGAAATAAACGGGAGCGAATATACCCTAGGTTTGGGATACCGGTTTAAAGATGTAAAATTTGTGACCAACATTGGAGGGGAAAAAACAAGGTTAAAAGGGGATTTGAACCTAAAAGCCGACTTGTCGTTGCGAGATAATATTACCATTATCCGAAATTTGGATATCGATAACAATCAGATCACATCCGGACAAAAATTAATGTCCTTAAAGTTTACCGCGGACTATGCCTTGAGCAAAAGTTTGAACGCTTTGTTCTTCTATGATCATTCGTTCTCCGAGTTTGCGGTATCCACGGCATTTCCACAAACAACCATTAATGCTGGTTTTACCTTGAGGTATAACTTTGGGAACTAA